Proteins from a genomic interval of Gossypium hirsutum isolate 1008001.06 chromosome A09, Gossypium_hirsutum_v2.1, whole genome shotgun sequence:
- the LOC107928467 gene encoding uncharacterized protein, with protein sequence MDMEMESQNLEHIHPLVFNEEQSNETKKAKCSRCGEVVSDPSFSCGECEFSLHKKCAEAPSKIDRPYHHHHPLVLLPESPYVGSCYCDFCYKKCDFFVYHCSCGLDFHIKCALFTLSIAEQKLQELNHIATKDPSVFLEEGNKELENAKCFGCWLPLGESRYFSVACGFNLHIKCAELPHEINHPFHKEHPLVLQFNIKRFSCKICEETRPRGFLYCCSACSFALHIKCAQQPTKINHLSHRRHPLVLQLNSGNLLCKTCQETQHEKFVYCCSTCNFSLHTECAFLPPIVKDKNHQHPFTLFQGQPSFVCNACGLEGNYIAYICSTCNLMIHTKCISIPLIIGVRRHYHPIYHNYFISENESKIRDCSFCDVEVNIDYGSYYCLRCNFIAHVKCATKYRDRYYIIEAKDIAGNHDDDLGVNPITCVIEQNESGEMTRIKHFSHAHDLILSDNVMENDITCDGCMLLILDSFYCCTLQCNFFHKVCGKSPRKKHLWFHGCQELHILVVGYLFKCSICEYDCGGFSYKCNKFNVHICLQCSVIDYRTKHPGHQHPILYNRNQHGRCNGCGETWRSQFSCKHCDFNLDFDCSRLRLTTRHKRHEHPLALAYQEGNDYPKYHYCDLCEKERDPNLWFYHCAICEFSAHPNCVLAIYIDKG encoded by the coding sequence atGGATATGGAGATGGAGTCTCAAAACTTGGAGCACATACATCCATTGGTGTTCAATGAAGAGCAGAGCAATGAAACGAAAAAAGCTAAATGCTCAAGGTGTGGAGAGGTGGTGTCGGATCCAAGTTTCAGTTGTGGGGAGTGTGAATTTTCTCTCCACAAGAAATGCGCCGAGGCACCTTCAAAGATTGATCGTCCTTATCATCACCATCACCCTCTTGTTCTTTTACCAGAATCACCATATGTTGGAAGCTGTTATTGTGATTTCTGCTATAAAAAATGTGACTTCTTTGTTTATCACTGTTCTTGTGGATTAGACTTCCATATCAAATGTGCTTTATTTACCCTCAGCATTGCTGAACAAAAGCTTCAAGAGCTTAACCACATAGCCACGAAAGATCCATCCGTCTTCCTAGAAGAAGGTAACAAAGAACTTGAAAATgctaagtgttttgggtgttggttaCCGTTAGGAGAGTCTAGATACTTTTCTGTTGCTTGTGGGTTCAACCTGCACATTAAATGTGCTGAACTACCTCATGAAATCAACCATCCATTTCACAAAGAACATCCTCTTGTTCTGCAGTTCAACATTAAACGTTTCTCTTGCAAAATATGTGAAGAAACTCGGCCTAGGGGATTTCTTTATTGTTGTTCAGCTTGCTCGTTTGCCCTTCACATTAAATGTGCCCAGCAACCTACTAAAATCAATCATCTCTCCCATCGTAGACATCCTCTTGTTCTACAATTGAACAGTGGAAATCTTCTTTGCAAGACATGTCAAGAAACCCAACATGAAAAGTTTGTCTATTGTTGTTCAACTTGCAACTTTTCTCTTCATACTGAGTGTGCATTCCTACCACCTATTGTGAAAGATAAAAATCACCAACACCCATTCACTTTGTTTCAGGGACAACCTTCGTTCGTTTGTAATGCATGTGGTCTCGAGGGAAATTATATTGCCTACATATGTTCTACATGCAACCTTATGATCCATACAAAATGTATTTCAATACCACTTATCATCGGAGTCAGACGACATTACCATCCTATATACCACAACTATTTCATTTCAGAAAACGAGTCAAAAATTCGGGATTGTAGCTTTTGTGATGTTGAAGTGAACATAGATTATGGGAGTTACTATTGCTTACGCTGCAATTTCATTGCCCATGTGAAATGTGCAACAAAATACAGAGATCGTTACTATATAATTGAAGCAAAGGACATAGCTGGGAATCATGATGATGATTTGGGTGTAAATCCCATCACTTGTGTCATCGAACAAAATGAAAGTGGAGAAATGACAAGAATAAAACACTTCAGTCATGCACATGACCTAATATTAAGTGACAATGTCATGGAGAATGATATAACTTGTGATGGTTGCATGTTGCTAATTTTGGATTCATTTTACTGTTGTACATTACAGTGTAATTTCTTTCACAAAGTTTGTGGTAAATCACCGAGGAAGAAACACCTGTGGTTTCATGGCTGTCAAGAACTCCACATCCTTGTCGTCGGCTACCTATTCAAATGTAGTATTTGCGAATATGATTGTGGCGGGTTTTCCTATAAATGTAATAAATTTAATGTTCATATTTGTCTTCAATGCTCGGTTATTGATTATAGGACCAAACATCCAGGACACCAGCACCCTATCCTTTATAATCGTAATCAGCATGGAAGGTGTAATGGTTGTGGTGAAACTTGGAGAAGTCAATTTAGTTGTAAGCATTgcgattttaatttggattttgattgcTCAAGGCTACGGCTTACAACTCGACACAAGCGCCATGAACATCCACTAGCACTCGCTTATCAGGAAGGTAATGATTATCCAAAATATCATTACTGTGACCTCTGTGAGAAAGAAAGAGATCCAAATCTCTGGTTTTATCATTGTGCAATTTGCGAGTTTTCTGCTCATCCCAACTGTGTTCTTGCAATCTACATTGATAAAGGGTGA